The nucleotide window GACGGACGGGCAAGTGCTCGCGCCGCCTTCGCTGCCGGCGCGCCGGGTGCTGTTCCTGGGCGACTCCGTCACGTGCGGGGAAGCGCTCGAGCGTATGCCGCCGGGAGCGAAGCAGCCCGTATGGTGGAACCCGCGGCTGTCGTACGGCATGCTGGCCGCCAACGCGCTCGGCGCGCAGGTGCAACTGGTCTGCCATGGCGGCCGGGGCCTGGTGCGCAGCTGGAACGGCCGCACCGATGAATTCAACCTGGACCGCTTCTACGGGCTGGCCATCGCCGCGCCCGACGCACCCGAGCCGTGGGACCAGCGGCGCTACGCGCCCGACCTGATCGTCAGCGCGATCGGCACCAACGACTTCAACCAGGGCATCCCCGATCGCGCTCAGTACGTCGACACCTATGCCGCGTTCGTCCTCACGCTGCTGCGCGACCACCCGCAGGCGCACATCGTGCTGACCGAAGGCGCCATCCTCGACGGCGACAAGAAAGCCGCACTCACGGCCTATATCACCGAAACCATCAGCCGCACGGCCAGCCCCCGCGTGCACCACATCCCCTCCCGCCACTACCCCGGCGACACCGAGGACGCCCACCCCACCCGCGACCAGCACCAGCAAATGGCCAACGATTTCGTTCCAGCCCTGCGACAACTGATGAGCTGGTAGCAAAACAACACCGGTGCGGTACGGCGCTCCGGCAGTCCCCGTTTTATTTCCAAACACCGGGGTCAGACCCCGATTCCAGGAAATATTTCCAAAAACTGGGGTCAGACCCCGTTTTCAGGCAATGTTATTCAGTGCCGGTTGCGTATCCCGTTTTGGCAATTTCTACGTTTCCTGTACCAGCACTCTCCGACTTACGCGGGGGGCTGGAGGTCTGCCAACTGGGTGATTGCCAGCGATTGCTTTCCTTATGGCATCCAACTGATACGGCAAAATCGAATTGGAGAAGAGATCGCGGTATGCGGCATGACGCCGATCGGCCTGGGTGCCAAGTGCCATGTAAAGCGGATGCGGCGTTAGCAGAACGTCGTTTCGCATTCCTGAGTTACCGGCGTAGCTCGACCATTGGTAACGTCCTGCCGAGTCGACTATACAAGCCCGGACAGGGTTCAATTCGACATAACGCTGGCAAGTAAAAAAGTACTCTTCGACGGGAACAGGGCTGGATCGAAATCTGCCTTCCCACCATGTACCTTTTCGTTCGAATCGGCGGTTGAGATATTGCGTGTATCTTTGCGATACCCCCTTCATCAGGGCCGAAATTTGCTCGATCTCGTCCGCTGTGGCGAGAATATGCACGTGGTTCGTCATCAACACGTATGCGTGAATCGCCACGCCGTTAAAGCGCGAGTAATCACGTAGCCACTCGAGATAGACCGTGTAATCCGACCATCCAAAGAAGCATGGCTGTCGAAGGTGCCCACGCTGGATGATGTGAAGGGGACAGCCAGGTAACAGCAATCGAGCGCGGCGGGCCATGAGTAGCTCCTTGGTCGGGGGGCCAACTGTGGCATGAGGAGCTATGGACTCGACTGACTCAGCTCAACGTAAATGCGGCATCGAAAAGTTTCCTAAAACCGGGGTCTGACCCCGGTTTTAGGAAATGTTTCCCGGTCTTGGGGTCAGACCCCGCTTTTTGGCAACAAAAAAGCCGCGCGGAGCGCGGCTGTGAAGTCACCTCGGAGCAGGGGTCAATACTCGGCGCCCAGCCGCACGCCGAACATGCGGGGTTCGACGAAGTTGGCTTTCATGAATCCGCCGTTGACGGAGTCACGGTTCTTGGCGGCGTGGCTGTTCGAAACGTTGCGCACGTACAGTTCGGCGTACCACTTGTCGTTCGGGGCGTCCAGGCGGGCGGACATGTCGCCCATCGCGTAAGCCTTCTGGTAGCGGCCGATGTGGGCGAACTCGGAGTTGCGCATGTCGAAGTAGGCCTTGTCGCGCCAGTTCACCTTGACGTACGGCGTGATGCGGTAGCCGTTTTCAAGCGCGAACTCCTGCGAGAAGTTCAGGTTGACCTGGTACTTCGGCGTGTTCGGCAGGTGGTTGCCGTCGACGTTGTACAGCCGCCGGCCGATCAGTGCCTTGTCCGGGCCGGCGTAAGCGGTCGGGCAGGGCTCGATGCCCAGTTCGACGCGCACATCGCACTGGTAGTCGTCGGAGAACTCCTTGAAGTCGTGCACGTCGGTGTTGATGAACGCGAAGCCGCCGCCGAAGCGCGCGCCGCGCCATGGCCGGTAGTCCCACTCGATCTCCAGGCCGGGGATGTCCACCTTGCCGACGTTGATCGTGCGCCAGCCTTCATACACGTCGCACTTCGGCTGGTCGGACGGGCAGGGCAGGCCGGCGGCCGGGATGATCTGGTTGATGAAGTAGGTGCCGGTCAGCTGCATGTCCTTGTACTTCATGAAGAAGGCGGTGGCCGACAGCGACAGCCGGTTGTCCAGGAACTTGCCCTTGTAGCCCAGCTCGAAGTTGGTCACGGTTTCCGGGCCGTACGGCAGGAAGGTCACCACGCCCGGCTTGCCGTCCGCGCACATCTGGTAGTTGCAGCTGTCGGTCTTGTCGGCGAAGCCGCCGGCCTTGTAGCCGGTCGAGACGGACGCGTAGCCCATCTGGTTCGGCGTGAACTGCTTCTGCAGGCCGACGCGCCAGGTGACCTTCTTCCAGGTTTCCTTGTGGTCGTTCGAGGTCGGCGAACCATACAGGTGATACGCGCCCACGCTGCCACCCATGGCCGGCGTGAGGTCGGTGCCGTCGTGCACATGGAAGCCCGGCGTGCCCGGCGTGCCCTGGCTGTACAGGCCATTGTAGTAATTGGGGCTGCCGATCCAGTTGGCGCCATACACCTCGCCGCCCTGGTCTTCCTTGCTGTCGCGGCTGTAGCGGGCGCCCAGCGTGCCGGTCCAGCCGGGCGCGAACTTCCAGTCGGCCTGCGCGAACGCGGCCTTGGCGTCGACCTGGCGGTTCGGCTGGTGGTACAGCACCGAGCCGACATCGCCGAACGGCTTCTGGATGGTCTCCGTCATTTCATAGTCGATGCTGTTCCGCTCGTGCATCCAGAACAGGCCGGCCACGTACTGCAAGGGACCGAACGTCTGCTTCAGCTGTGCTTCATGCACGGTGGAGAGGTAGCGCGAGTCGAGTGTGCGGTGGAATACATCCTTCATCGGCCAGGTGCCCCAGTTGCCGGTCGGCGTGTTCGGATACATGCCGTTCACCTGGAACGGCGCGGCGTGCTGCATGCCGCGGTCGTCGTCGGTGATTTCCGAGCGCTTCTGGTCGGCCACCTGGAACGTGTAGTCGAAGGTGGTGTCGGGATTGATCGTCCACGACAGGCCGGTGCGCAGCGTGCGGATCTGCATGTCGACCGAGCCGGGCACGTTGATCAGCAGGTCCCATTTGCCGGTGCCCGGCGCGCAGGCGTAGCGGGTGCCCACGGTGGCGGCGCAATCGCGGAAGTCGGCACCGCCCGCGCCGTTGTCCTGGAAGTGCTCGTAGGCCGCCCTCAGCGTGAGGTCCTGGTTCACCTTGTACAGCGCCGAGAGGCGCGCCGCCCACTGGTCCTGGTTGGTGTAGAACTTGTCCTTGCCGATCACCGCGTTGAAGCGCTGGTCGACATCCGGCTTGCCGTTCGGGACCCAGCCATACTCCGGCGCATTGGCTTCGGACAGGTCGCGCATCTGGTTCGCATAGCCGTCGCGCCGCACCACCATGAAGGTGCCGCGCAGCGCCAGCTTGTCGTTGACGGCGACGTTCTGCACCACCGAGACCTGCTTCTTGCGGTAGTTGCCGATGTCGATATTGGCCTTGCCATAGGTGCCCGAGAAGTCCGGCTTGGCCGAGATGACGTTGATGCTGCCGCCGGTCGAATTGCGGCCGAACAGCGTGCCCTGCGGCCCGCGCAGCACCTCCACCTGGTCGATGTCGAACATCAGCGCCTGCGCACCCTGCGGCCGCGGCGAATACATGCCGTCGACGTGGAAGCCGACGGCCGGGTCGCCGGTCTCGGTGAAGTTGGACGACGTGATGCCGCGGATCGTCACCTGCACGGCCGAATCCAGGCTGCCGCTCTCGATCACCACGTTGGGGATTTCATTGGCCAGGTCGCGCAGGCTGGTGGCGCCCTTGCGCGTCAGCTGCTCCTGGCTGAAGGCCGACACGGCCAGCGGCGTGCGCAGCAGCGAGGTCGAGTAGCGCGTCGCCGTGACTTTCACTTCGGGGATCTGGTCGCCCGCATTGGTCGGGCCCAGCGTCGGCGCTTCGGCCGGCGGGGTAGCGTTGGCGGCGGCCGCGGGATCGGTTTCGGCATTCGCGCCGGCCTGGGCATGCGCGGACAGCGGTGTCACTGCCGCGGCCAGGCTGCAGGCGCTGGCCACGGCAAGGCTGATCATGGTTCTTCTGAATCGCATTTCGTCTCCTTGGAATATCGGCCGGGGGCGGCCTTTTTGTCGAGACGAGTATTCATTTTTAAAAAAGCAAGATCAAGCAATTCCCAAAATGCCGTTGCTGTTTAATCGCCTTTACTAAACAGCGGTGGAATGGCGCCCGCTGGCGGCGGAAGGCCCCGTGGTGCCCGCTTCCGTTGTTGCGTGAAGATGGCGGTGCGCCGGGTGGCATGCGGCGTGGAAGGCGCGGCCAGGGCCCCGATTTCGTCGTCCGCACCGCGATTCCTGCATTTCGTCGCAACCGGCGAGCCACCGGGCGCCGTCCGGGCTACCATGGCAGCATCGACCCAACATACCCGGAAGGAGCACGCCATGATCACCGCACACATTACCTGTCGCCCCTTCCGGGTCCAGCCGGCGCACGCCGCCCGCTGAGCAATCAACCCGAGAACAGGAAGCACCATGCACAAACCACTCAGCCTTGCCCTCCTGATGACGACCCTGTGGCTGATGCTCGGCGCGGCCAGCGCCGAGGAAGCCACCGCAACCAGGACCATCGACGCCAGGGTGGTGCGCGTCAAGCTCGACGGGGTGATCGACCTGAGGCTGATGCAGGGTGCCGAACCGTCGCTGCGGATTATCGGCGACCGGCGCTTCGTCGACAAGGCGATCGCGGTGCAGACGGGCGATACGCTGCAGCTGGACAGCGATACCAATGACGGCAAGCTTCGCCGCGCGGGATTGCGCGCCGAACTGGTGCTGCCGCAGTTGCGCGAAGTGGTGTCCGATGGCGTGGGCAGCACGGAAGTCTCCGGTTTTTCAGGCGACGAGATCGACATCACGCTCGACGGCGCCGGCAGCATGAAGATCGTCAGCGCGTACCGGCGCCTGAGGGCGACCTTGTGCGGCATGGGCAGCATGCACGTGTGGGTCGCCGATGGCGAAGACGTGGAACTCGACCTGCGCGGCGCCGGCTACGTGACGCTGGGCGGCACCAGCAAGCAGCTGCGCGCGTCGCTGGGCGGGCTGGGTGGGTTGAATGCGCAGCAGTTCCAGGCCGATTCGGTGGACATCGACCTGTCCGGCCTGGGCAATGCGACGGTGAATGCGCGGACCAACGCCAACCTGCACCTGTCCGGCCTCGGCTCGGTCACCGTGTATGGCAAGCCGCTGAACCGCAACGTCAGCGTCGATGGCCTCGGCAAGGTCAGCTGGAAGTAGCGACAAAAAACAACGTGACCGGACATTGGCTCCGGACGAGACGGAACAAGTAAAAGAACGAATCCCATTCTCGCGATGAAAAAACTAGGACGTTTCATGATGGCGCTCGCCGCCTCCACCGTGATCGCGCTGGCCTTGCATGGCAGCGCGATCGCCGGTTTTGCCGAGGGCGCGACCGCGTACAACAACCGCAACTACGGGCTCGCCTACAAGGAAATCCTGCCGCTGGCGCGGGCCGGCAACGCCGACGCGGAGCACCTGCTGGGCCTGATGTACTACATGGGCCGCGGCGTGCAGCAGGACTACCGGCAGGCGCTGATGTGGCACCGCCGCGCCGCGCTGCAGGGCAAGGCCGACGCGCAGTATGTGGTCGGCGCCATGTACTACACCGGCAACGCCGTGATCCAGGATCACCGGCAGGCCGTCACGTGGTTCCGCAAGGCGGCCGAGCAGGGCCACCCGGATGCGCAGCAGGTGCTGGGACTGATGTACCGGTACCACATCGGCGGCATGCCGCAGGATAACGTGATCGCCTACATGCTGTGGAACCTGGCCGCTGCTGGCGGCAACCCCAACGCCGCCGAACAGCGCACCGCCGTCGCCAAGAAGATGACGCCCGAACAGATCGAGGAAGGCCAGGCCCTCTCCGCCGCCTGGCGCCCCGGCAAGCCACTCCCCCGCACCTCGCGCACTGGTGGGTGAAGCAGGGAATTCGCGAAGCACTGCTTCGCGCCTGCGGAACGACGCAGCCTTGCAAGGCTGCGGCTGGATGCATGAGCATTCGAGTAGGGTTTCGCGAAGCACTGCTTCGCGCTCGCCGAACGACGCAGCCTTGCAAGGCTGCGGCTGGATGCATGAGCATTCGAGTCGGGTTTCGCGAAGCAACGCTTCGTGCTGGCCGAGCGGTGCGGCCCTACATGGCCGCACCTTCGCGAAGCACTGCTTGCGGGTAATCCCCAACCAGGGGACAGCGACTCAATGATCTACCGGGTATCACGCCCTCTGGACAATTCGACGCTGGAACACCCATCCCAGGCAATCTTCTCCCAAAATCGGAGCCTGTCCCCGGTTTCCAGGAAAAACAGGGACGGACCCAGTTTTCCAGGCAATCTTTCCCAAAAATCGGAGCCTGTCCCCGGTTTTTCGGCCGGCGCGCTAAAATCGCCCTTTCCCTGAAAGGATGACCATGCGCGCAATCGAGATCACCAAGGCCGGTCCGCCGGACGTACTCCGGCTGTGCTACCGCGACAAGCCCCAGCCCGGTCCGGGCGAAGTGCTGATCCGCGTGCACGCGGCCGGCATCAACCGCCCGGACGTGTTCCAGCGCCTCGGCAGCTACGCGCCGCCGCCGGGTGCGTCCGACCTGCCGGGCCTGGAAGTGGCGGGCGAGGTGGTCGAGGGTGATTTCGCCAACAGCGAATGGCGCGCGGGCGACCTGGTCTGCGCGCTGGTGCAGGGCGGCGGCTATGCCGAATATGTGGTCGCGCCGGTCGAGCAGTGCCTGCCGGTGCCGCATGGGCTGTCCCTGATCGAAGCCGCTTCGCTGCCGGAAACCTATTTCACCGTGTGGAGCAACGTCTTCGACCGCGCCCGGCTCGGCCCCGGCGAATCGCTGCTGGTGCAGGGCGGCACCTCCGGCATCGGCGTGACGGCGATCCAGCTGGCCAGCGCGCTGGGCCACCGCGTGTTCGCCACGGCGGGCACCGACGACAAGGCGCGCGCCTGCGAGCAGCTGGGCGCCGAGCGGGGCATCAATTACCGGCGCGAGGATTTCGCCGCGTGCGTCAAGCAGCTCACCGGCGACAACGGCGTCGACGTCATCCTCGACATGGTCGGCGGCGATTACCTGCCGCGCGAGATCAACTGCCTGGCCGACGATGGCCGCATCGCCATCATCGCGCTGCTGGGCGGCGCCAAGGGCACGCTGGACATGGGCCAGGTGCTGCGCCGCCGCCTCACCGTCACCGGTTCCACGCTGCGGCCCCGCTCGGTGGCATTCAAGGCCGCGATCGCCCACCAGCTGCGCGACAAGGTGTGGCCGCTGCTGGAGGCGAAGAAGATCCGCCCGGTGATCTATGAGAGCTTCCCGCTCGAGCAGGCGGTCGAGGCGCACAAGCTGATGGAGAGCAGCACCCACGTCGGCAAGATCATGCTGCAGGTGACCTGAGCGCCGCAAGGCGGCGTCACCGGGCTGTCACGGCAGGGCGCTATAGTGACCCGCAGGCTTGCTCATCGAATTGACGATTGCGGGTTTGACCCTGTATTGCCGAGCACGTTACAATCCCGGGTTACCTTACAACTCAAACAACTCGGACAGCCATGCGTCGCAAACTCGTCATCGGAAACTGGAAGATGAACGGCAGCCTTGCCGGCAATTCTGTATTATTACGCGGGATCGTCGCAGGCCATGCCGCCGGCAATGCCGATATGGCAGTGTGTGTACCGGCGCCGTACCTGGCGCAGTGCCAGGCGGAGCTGTCCGGAACGCCGGTCGCGTGGGGCGCGCAGGACGTGTCGGCCTATGCCGCCGGTGCCTACACGGGCGAGATGGCGGCCTCGATGCTGCAGGAATTCGGTTGCCGCTACGTGCTCGTCGGTCACTCCGAGCGCCGCGCGTACCACCACGAAAGCAATGAGCTGGTGGCGCAAAAGGCGCTTGCCGCGCTCAACGCCGGGCTGACCCCGGTGGTGTGCGTGGGTGAAACGCTGGAGCAGCGCGAGGCGGGCAGGACCAACGTCGTGGTATGCGCGCAACTGCAAGCGGTGCTCGACGTGCTGGAAAACCCGGCGCTGGAAAAGATCGTGCTGGCCTACGAGCCCGTGTGGGCGATCGGCACCGGCAAGACGGCCACGCCGGCGCTGGCGCAGGAAGTGCACGCCGCGCTGCGCAAGCAGGTGGCGGTGCGCAGCGCGGAGGCGGCGGCGAAGTTGCAGATCCTGTACGGCGGCAGCATGAAGCCCGAGAATGCGGGAGATCTGATGGCCCAGGCCGATATCGACGGTGGCCTGATCGGTGGCGCATCGCTGAAGGCGCAGGATTTCCTGGGCATCGCAAAAGCAGGAAACTGAGCAGCAAATCAAGCAGCAAATTCGGCGGCAAATGATTTTCGAACGCCAGCGGTAATGCCGGATTAGTAACGGCTGGTAATTGCCTGCCGGTGATGTGGTAACCGGGCGGTAAGCGCGGCTTGAATCGGTTATTGCCCAGCTATCGACCAGCTATTGCCCGGTAATCGCTGGTAATCGGCTGGCAATGGCCGGGTAGCGAATCTGGTAATTGCCGGGTTGGCGTGCCGATAATGGATATTAACTGAACGGCCAATCGGCCGGCAGTGCAGGAACATCCCGGTAACGGGTGGGGTAGGCGGGCCGCAAGCCCGCGCATTTAAAATTGAGAATGGAATAGCATGAACACCTTGTTCAATCTGGTCGTGGTAGTACAGGTTTTATCGGCGCTGGCCATCATCGGCCTCGTGCTGATGCAGCACGGCAAAGGCGCCGACATGGGCGCCGCGTTTGGTTCCGGTTCGTCCGGCAGCCTGTTCGGTGCCAGCGGTTCGTCGAACTTCCTGTCGAAGTCGACGGCGCTGGCGGCGGCGATCTTCTTCGGTGCGACGCTCGGGCTGGCGGTGATGTCCAATGGCCGTACCGCGAACAGCGGTGGCGGCATCCTGCAGAACGTGACCGTGCCGGTCAAGGGTTCGGCGGCCATTCCGGCGGCGGCGCCTGCTGCGCCGGCAGCACCGGCAGCGAATGCCGGCGTGCCACCTGCCTCGAACGCCGGCGTGCCGGCTGCCACGACCGAAGGCGCTGCAACGGGTGCCACTGAAGGTGTCACTGAAGGCGCTGCGCCGGCAACGGCTCCCGCGCCCGCAGTACCGAAGTAAAACGAATAATTTTGAAGTTTTTGCCGTTTTTCTCCTTGATATCGCGCAATTGACATTAACAAACGGCGCAAAGACGAGTAGAATAGCGGCCTTAATGCCGACGTGGTGAAATTGGTAGACACGCTATCTTGAGGGGGTAGTGGCGCAAGCTGTACGAGTTCGAGTCTCGTCGTCGGCACCAGAAATTTGAGAAGCCAGCAAAAGGCCCAGGAGTTTGTCCTCACAGCCTCTAGCTGGTTTTTTTACGAGGATGTGTCGTTCGGTCCCCGTCTCAGCATTCGATAGGGGTCGAGCTTCCAGACCGCACCGCAACGGTGTGGTACCTCGCCAACCGGTCGTTCAACAACAGCTGTGACCCTATCGTGAACCTCGAAACTTATTTCCCCGTACTTCTATTTATCCTGGTCGGCATCGGTGTCGGTGTAGCCCCCCAGGTACTGGGCCGTCTGCTGGGTCCATATCGCCCCGACGCGGCGAAGCTCTCCCCCTACGAGTGCGGCTTCGAAGCCTTCGAAGACGCGCGCATGAAATTCGACGTGCGTTACTACCTCGTCGCAATCCTCTTCATTCTGTTCGACCTTGAAACGGCTTTCTTCTTCCCATGGGGCGTCTCCATGCGCGAACTGGGCTGGCAGGGCTACGTGACGATGATGGTGTTCATCGCTGAATTCGTCGTCGGTTTTTGGTATATCTGGAAGAAAGGTGCCCTTGATTGGGAATAAGCCATGGCTATTGAAGGCGTATTAAACGAAGGTTTCATCACCACCTCGGCCGACAAGCTGATCAACTGGGCACGCACCGGGTCGATGTTCCCGATGACGTTCGGCCTGGCGTGCTGCGCGGTTGAAATGATGCACGTGGGCGCTGCCCGTTACGACATGGACCGCTTCGGCGTCGTGTTCCGTCCGTCGCCGCGTCACTCCGACGTGATGATCGTGGCCGGCACGCTGTGCAACAAGATGGCGCCGGCACTGCGCAAGGTGTACGACCAGATGCCGGAACCGCGCTGGGTCATCTCGATGGGCTCGTGCGCCAACGGCGGCGGCTACTACCACTACTCCTACTCCGTCGTGCGCGGCTGCGATCGCATCGTGCCCGTCGACGTCTACGTGCCGGGTTGCCCGCCGACCGCCGAGGCACTGTTGTACGGCATCATGCAGCTGCAAAACAAGATCAAGCGCACCAATACGATTGCACGGTAACGGGGCGCTCAAGATATATGACAACACAACTGGAAGCTTTGCAAGGCGCCATTACCGGCGCCCTGGGCGAGCGCGTCACGCTCAGCGTGGCCCTCGGTGAAATCACCCTGGTCGTCAAGGCCGACGACTACCACGCAGTGATGCAGACGCTGCGCGACAATGCCGCACTCGGATTCGATACCTTCATCGACCTGTGCGGCATCGACTATTCCGCCTATGGCGAAGGCACGTGGGAAGGCCCGCGCTTCGCGGCCGTCACGCACCTGCTGTCCGTCAAGCACAACTGGCGCGTACGCGTGCGCGTGTTCTGCCCGGACGACGAGATGCCCCTGGTGCAGTCGATCACCGACATCTGGCGTGCCGCCAACTGGTACGAGCGCGAAGCGTTCGACCTGTACGGCATCCTGTTCGAAGGCCACAACGACCTGCGCCGCATCCTGACCGACTACGGTTTCATCGGCCACCCGTTCCGCAAGGACTTCCCGGTCGCCGGCTACGTGGAAATGCGCTACGACGCCGAACAGGGCCGCGTGATCTACCAGCCCGTGACGATCGAGCCGCGCGAAAACGTGCCGCGCGTGATCCGGGAAGAAAAATACGGGATGAAATAATGGCTGAGATTAAGAATTACACCCTGAACTTTGGTCCGCAGCACCCGGCAGCGCACGGCGTGCTGCGCCTCGTGCTGGAGCTGGACGGCGAAGTGATCCAGCGCGCCGACCCGCACATCGGCCTGCTGCACCGCGCCACCGAGAAGCTGGCCGAGCAGAAGACCTACCTGCAGTCGGTGCCGTACATGGACCGCCTCGACTACGTGTCGATGATGTGCAACGAGCACGGCTACGTGCTGGCCATCGAGAAGCTGCTGGGCATCGAGGTTCCTCTTCGTGCCCAGTACATCCGCGTGATGTTCGACGAGATCACCCGCATCCTGAACCACCTGATGTGGCTGGGCGCGCACGCGCTGGACGTCGGCGCCATGGGCCCGTTCCTGTACTGCTTCCGCGACCGCGAAGACCTGTTCGACTGCTACGAGGCGGTATCCGGCGCGCGCATGCACGCGGCCTACTACCGCCCGGGCGGCGTGTACCGCGACCTGCCGGACGCGATGCCGAAGCACCGTCCGTCGTCGATCCGCAGCCAGAAGGAAATCGACCGCCTGAACGAACACCGCCAGGGTTCGCTGCTGGACTTCCTGGAAGCGTTCACGACCCGCTTCCCCGGCTATGTCGACGAATATGAAACGCTTCTGACCGATAACCGTATCTGGAAGCAGCGTACCGTCGGCATCGGCGTGGTGACTCCGGAAGACGCGCTGGCGATGGGCTTCACCGGCGCCATGCTGCGCGGCTCCGGCGTGCAGTGGGACCTGCGCAAGAAGCAGCCGTACGAAGTGTACGACCTGATGGACTTCGACATCCCCATCGGCACCAACGGCGACTGCTACGACC belongs to Pseudoduganella albidiflava and includes:
- the tpiA gene encoding triose-phosphate isomerase encodes the protein MRRKLVIGNWKMNGSLAGNSVLLRGIVAGHAAGNADMAVCVPAPYLAQCQAELSGTPVAWGAQDVSAYAAGAYTGEMAASMLQEFGCRYVLVGHSERRAYHHESNELVAQKALAALNAGLTPVVCVGETLEQREAGRTNVVVCAQLQAVLDVLENPALEKIVLAYEPVWAIGTGKTATPALAQEVHAALRKQVAVRSAEAAAKLQILYGGSMKPENAGDLMAQADIDGGLIGGASLKAQDFLGIAKAGN
- a CDS encoding NADH-quinone oxidoreductase subunit A yields the protein MNLETYFPVLLFILVGIGVGVAPQVLGRLLGPYRPDAAKLSPYECGFEAFEDARMKFDVRYYLVAILFILFDLETAFFFPWGVSMRELGWQGYVTMMVFIAEFVVGFWYIWKKGALDWE
- a CDS encoding tetratricopeptide repeat protein — its product is MMALAASTVIALALHGSAIAGFAEGATAYNNRNYGLAYKEILPLARAGNADAEHLLGLMYYMGRGVQQDYRQALMWHRRAALQGKADAQYVVGAMYYTGNAVIQDHRQAVTWFRKAAEQGHPDAQQVLGLMYRYHIGGMPQDNVIAYMLWNLAAAGGNPNAAEQRTAVAKKMTPEQIEEGQALSAAWRPGKPLPRTSRTGG
- a CDS encoding NAD(P)H-quinone oxidoreductase, which codes for MRAIEITKAGPPDVLRLCYRDKPQPGPGEVLIRVHAAGINRPDVFQRLGSYAPPPGASDLPGLEVAGEVVEGDFANSEWRAGDLVCALVQGGGYAEYVVAPVEQCLPVPHGLSLIEAASLPETYFTVWSNVFDRARLGPGESLLVQGGTSGIGVTAIQLASALGHRVFATAGTDDKARACEQLGAERGINYRREDFAACVKQLTGDNGVDVILDMVGGDYLPREINCLADDGRIAIIALLGGAKGTLDMGQVLRRRLTVTGSTLRPRSVAFKAAIAHQLRDKVWPLLEAKKIRPVIYESFPLEQAVEAHKLMESSTHVGKIMLQVT
- the secG gene encoding preprotein translocase subunit SecG — translated: MNTLFNLVVVVQVLSALAIIGLVLMQHGKGADMGAAFGSGSSGSLFGASGSSNFLSKSTALAAAIFFGATLGLAVMSNGRTANSGGGILQNVTVPVKGSAAIPAAAPAAPAAPAANAGVPPASNAGVPAATTEGAATGATEGVTEGAAPATAPAPAVPK
- a CDS encoding NuoB/complex I 20 kDa subunit family protein; this encodes MAIEGVLNEGFITTSADKLINWARTGSMFPMTFGLACCAVEMMHVGAARYDMDRFGVVFRPSPRHSDVMIVAGTLCNKMAPALRKVYDQMPEPRWVISMGSCANGGGYYHYSYSVVRGCDRIVPVDVYVPGCPPTAEALLYGIMQLQNKIKRTNTIAR
- a CDS encoding TonB-dependent receptor; translation: MRFRRTMISLAVASACSLAAAVTPLSAHAQAGANAETDPAAAANATPPAEAPTLGPTNAGDQIPEVKVTATRYSTSLLRTPLAVSAFSQEQLTRKGATSLRDLANEIPNVVIESGSLDSAVQVTIRGITSSNFTETGDPAVGFHVDGMYSPRPQGAQALMFDIDQVEVLRGPQGTLFGRNSTGGSINVISAKPDFSGTYGKANIDIGNYRKKQVSVVQNVAVNDKLALRGTFMVVRRDGYANQMRDLSEANAPEYGWVPNGKPDVDQRFNAVIGKDKFYTNQDQWAARLSALYKVNQDLTLRAAYEHFQDNGAGGADFRDCAATVGTRYACAPGTGKWDLLINVPGSVDMQIRTLRTGLSWTINPDTTFDYTFQVADQKRSEITDDDRGMQHAAPFQVNGMYPNTPTGNWGTWPMKDVFHRTLDSRYLSTVHEAQLKQTFGPLQYVAGLFWMHERNSIDYEMTETIQKPFGDVGSVLYHQPNRQVDAKAAFAQADWKFAPGWTGTLGARYSRDSKEDQGGEVYGANWIGSPNYYNGLYSQGTPGTPGFHVHDGTDLTPAMGGSVGAYHLYGSPTSNDHKETWKKVTWRVGLQKQFTPNQMGYASVSTGYKAGGFADKTDSCNYQMCADGKPGVVTFLPYGPETVTNFELGYKGKFLDNRLSLSATAFFMKYKDMQLTGTYFINQIIPAAGLPCPSDQPKCDVYEGWRTINVGKVDIPGLEIEWDYRPWRGARFGGGFAFINTDVHDFKEFSDDYQCDVRVELGIEPCPTAYAGPDKALIGRRLYNVDGNHLPNTPKYQVNLNFSQEFALENGYRITPYVKVNWRDKAYFDMRNSEFAHIGRYQKAYAMGDMSARLDAPNDKWYAELYVRNVSNSHAAKNRDSVNGGFMKANFVEPRMFGVRLGAEY
- a CDS encoding NADH-quinone oxidoreductase subunit C translates to MTTQLEALQGAITGALGERVTLSVALGEITLVVKADDYHAVMQTLRDNAALGFDTFIDLCGIDYSAYGEGTWEGPRFAAVTHLLSVKHNWRVRVRVFCPDDEMPLVQSITDIWRAANWYEREAFDLYGILFEGHNDLRRILTDYGFIGHPFRKDFPVAGYVEMRYDAEQGRVIYQPVTIEPRENVPRVIREEKYGMK
- a CDS encoding GIN domain-containing protein; translation: MHKPLSLALLMTTLWLMLGAASAEEATATRTIDARVVRVKLDGVIDLRLMQGAEPSLRIIGDRRFVDKAIAVQTGDTLQLDSDTNDGKLRRAGLRAELVLPQLREVVSDGVGSTEVSGFSGDEIDITLDGAGSMKIVSAYRRLRATLCGMGSMHVWVADGEDVELDLRGAGYVTLGGTSKQLRASLGGLGGLNAQQFQADSVDIDLSGLGNATVNARTNANLHLSGLGSVTVYGKPLNRNVSVDGLGKVSWK
- the axe2C gene encoding bifunctional acetylxylan esterase/glucomannan deacetylase AxeC2, giving the protein MRWPGKLACLAALLCGAGVAHGAEVVLAGGDSVARMGRMADAPGGAVRFAYPGVSSFIHFAGRELVLEASTTGDKSYLDVIVDGVYARSIHLSPRRSAYRLAGGLAPGPHTVQVLHRSETWHGVVTLHGFATDGQVLAPPSLPARRVLFLGDSVTCGEALERMPPGAKQPVWWNPRLSYGMLAANALGAQVQLVCHGGRGLVRSWNGRTDEFNLDRFYGLAIAAPDAPEPWDQRRYAPDLIVSAIGTNDFNQGIPDRAQYVDTYAAFVLTLLRDHPQAHIVLTEGAILDGDKKAALTAYITETISRTASPRVHHIPSRHYPGDTEDAHPTRDQHQQMANDFVPALRQLMSW
- a CDS encoding transposase, with translation MARRARLLLPGCPLHIIQRGHLRQPCFFGWSDYTVYLEWLRDYSRFNGVAIHAYVLMTNHVHILATADEIEQISALMKGVSQRYTQYLNRRFERKGTWWEGRFRSSPVPVEEYFFTCQRYVELNPVRACIVDSAGRYQWSSYAGNSGMRNDVLLTPHPLYMALGTQADRRHAAYRDLFSNSILPYQLDAIRKAIAGNHPVGRPPAPRVSRRVLVQET